The window GGTGTGCGTGATTTGATTTTCTGCGTTATGCATTCAATCTTGTAGCGTTACAAGGCGTGGAGGTTGTGTTCCACATGGCggctccaaattcgtccatcaaCAATTACAAGCTCCACCACTCGGTCAATGTAGAAGGTATACAATCCGAATTGTGCTTTttttgcttcttgtttttgataagttcagtttttagtttagtaaataatttcGTAGTTCGGGTTTAATCAATGGATATGATTGATGCTTGATCCTTGGGGTTCTTTTGgggttttatgcaaagttttattttttttcttttgaaactaTGCTTTGATTTTGTTCAGGAACTCAGAATGTGATTGATGCTTGTACTGAGTTCAAAGTAAAGAGACTAATCTATACTAGCTCCCCGAGTGTTGTTTTCGATGGGATTCATGGGATTATTGACGGGGATGAGTCTTTGCCATATCCACCTAAGGTACTAGTATTTCCTAATGTATTTACAGTGATGCAAGAATGTGTGTGGATGCAATTTTAATTACGGAATTGTTGCACGTTGTAACTTATTTCAGCACAATGATTTCTATTCTGCAACGAAAGCCCAAGGAGAAGAATTGGTCATCAAGGCAAATGGTGTTAAGGGGCTTCTCACCTGTTGCATTCGCCCTAGCAGCATTTTTGGACCTGGTGATAGGTTGCTGGTTCCGTCATTGGTTGTTGCCGCCAGGGCAGGGATATCCAAGGTAAGGAAGTTGGTGGTCCCAGTTACTTTAGTCTTGCATCTCCCTTACGCCATTATCAGCTAAGTCCTTTCACGATATATGATGCTCATTGTTTTCTCCTCCTTATTTCAATTGAACAGTTCATCATTGGTGATGGCAACAACATTTATGATTTCACATATGTTGAAAATGTGGCGCACGCGCATATATGTGCAGAGCGAGCTCTTGCATCAGAAGGGACAGTTGCAGATAAAGCTGCAGGGCAGGTACCAATATATTATTAAGTTTTTTGACACCTGAGATAAATACAAGATAGGGTGGGTGGTGTTAAGTATAAATGTATAATAGATGATGAAATAAAGAGAGGATTGAATTATTCAACCGCCATGATTTATTTAGTACCACAAGAAAGATTTATTGGATACTGGTTTGATACATGTTCTGAAGTTCACGGGAGACTTAAGCTTTCTGGGGAAATAAACTTTCAAAGTTGCATTGAATAATCTGACAGTACATGTAATATAAACTGATGTtaagagaagaaaaacaaatataaaagcaTCCTTTCTACTGAGTCATTCCTTCACATTTTGATACCTTAGATTTGCTCTAAAACATGGGATAGTCATGCTTTTGAAACTTACTTTGCATGTCTGATTGATGTCAAGCTAAACTATATGGAGACAGATTGCGGCATTTCTAGCTAAAAGCCTAAAATAGTACTGCTTTTGCAGGCATATTTTATAACCAATATGGAACCTATCAAGTTTTgggagtttgtttcacttattGTAGAAGGTCTTGGCTATGAAAGGTAATTCCTTTTCGTAATCCTTTCATTTTAAGGAGACCTTAAATGTAATCACTGTACTCCTCAATGCCTAATATAGTGATTGTTCAATGTCCATTCTCTTTTGTTTTCCCTGAATGAATGTCGTTTGCAGGCCAAGAATAAAAATCCCTGCCTTTGTTGTGATGCCAATTGCACATATGGTGGAGTTGACATATAAGCTGTTAGGCCCATATGGGATGAAGCTTCCACAGTTGACGCCTTCGAGAATTAGACTCCTCTCTTGCACCCGATCTTTTAAGTGTTCGAAAGCACAGGATCGAATCAGCTACACACCCATCGTATCACTTCAGGTTCagtattttttcataaaaagagTGATAAGTCCTTTGTTTAATAACTTAATACAAGAGAGTTGCACTTAGCACTCCAGTTGGCAGAGCATACaacatttatatttttctctttcaAACCTTCGCGCCTTGAACATTTGAACCTGTGATTAGGATGTTGTTTGTGCTATATACAAATACAGAATGTGTGTAGTTAAACTTATATCTCTTATTGGTGAGCACTTAGGAATTAAAAAGGTCTAAGCACTCTTATCGTGTCATTGTAcattttgtgttcaaattctaGATAAGGTGCTTTCTTGTGACACAGTGCTATTTACTTTCTTCAGGATGGTCTGAAGAGGACAATTGATGCATACCCACATTTGAGGGCTGAACATCGACCGAAAAGAGAAGGACCATCTAAAGCGTCAATATATCTTGGAAGTGGAAGGGGTACGAATCCTCAGTTTCTACTCATCTTACTTTGATGTTTCTTATATGTTAACTAAAATCAGGCATAATGACATCCTTATGATTGACTCAGTATGTGCGAAATAACAGTATATGTGCACTTATGTATTGCACTTGTGGTTTTGACAGTAGCTGACACATTACTCTGGAAGGATAAAAAACAGACGTTGAAGGCGTTAATTGTTTTGATTGCAATCTACTACAACTTGATTGTACCTGAATCTACAATTATTACTATGCTTTCAAAGGTTCTCCTGGTAGCTTCAGTATTTGTGTTCACTCATGCTGGTTTACCTGAAAAGATGTATGGTCTATGCCCTTCTTGTATTCATATTCATTAGCTTCTCTGTTTGAAAACTGCTGTTTTCCTCAGCTTTCATTATTAAGTGAAACTGACTACTAACTACAAACAAAATTTCACTGCTCCAGATTAGGATACAAAATTGAAAAGCTTCAGTCATCAGATTTCCGCTTATCAGAAGAGACGTCGCAACAAATTGCCAAGTCTCTGGCTTCATTATGGAATGCATCTGTTAAAACTTTGAAATCTCTTGCCAAGGGATATGACGGGATATTGTTCCTTAAGGTatttctctgccgttcccatcTTCTTTTGTGCTTCCAGCTGTATATTATTTTCACGGAAGAGGTGCAGAATGCACATGCTAGTAAGTTATAGAGTTGCATCTCGCTTCCTTTGTTCTCTTATTTTCTGACGTTTACTTTATATTTACTGGTGATGTTGTAGGTTGTTCTCACCCTATTGGTTCTTAGCTTCCTTGGAGCGTTTTCACTTCAGAACTTATATGTTATAGGTATCTCTCCTCCATTTCACGCACTCACAGAATTCAAGGCATCGGGAGTTCATTTGAACTTTGAATAATATTAAGGTCTGACATTCTGAAAGTCTGTCCAATTTTATATagaaaatcattaaaattcatgCACAAAATGGTAGGAACTTTGGGAGTCTGAAAAATTGGTTTGGGTAATTAATGAACAAACCAATGTTTAGGACATTTAATTTATAGTATTTAAATTTCTTCCAATTTCCTGCTTTTGGAAGAAACTGTTGGAACTAGTCTCAGCCTCTCAGCTTCATATGGTGTAAATTTTAAAGAACCCATCATTTGATATTCTTACACCCTATATTTCAGCCGCGTACGGACTTGATTGGATTGGTGACGGGGTTGGACCGGCATTACTCATTCTTTTAGTAGTTGCATCAATAAGTTCGATTTTGCCCCACCTTGACCCTTAGTTTCTTTGTTCTCTTATTGTTCCAGGAGTTCCCGCAGCCTTCATAGTTTTCTACGTGTACGAGAAGGAGGAGCAAAAAATTGATGACATGGTCCTAGAAGCTCTCTCTCGTGGACGTAAATTGAAATCTGATGTTGTCAAAAAGTTCTGTACATCCAAGAAGATTGAGTGACCGACTGCTGATAGCTACCTGCCACTGCTTACCTGAGAATTGATATAGAATTGCGGTGTTTGATACGATTGTTGTGCCCTgtattctcttctttttcttcaaccgGAACATCCCTAAAAATATAAGAAACGAAGAAAGGTcccatttgatttattttttgtaactaGATTGTATGATTTTGTATATTGCTCTAGTTTCTCGCTATTTTTGActaatttttaaacttttaactCTACCCGACGTTATATTTAGTTTCTTGTTCATTGTTCTCTTATTTATTTGGTTGCATGTTACATCTCTAAACTTAATTTCATATTAGAGTTtagttaatgaaaaattaaagtGACAGCTTTTTGGTTACCCAAAGCCAAGGGTGTCATTTAATTCGTGGAAAATGATTGACGTCAGAAGCGACAGCTATTGacttttcaataaaatgtcCACATTGTGTTTTTTCAATTGTGGTACCATTTGGCCATTGCGATGCATTGTGCTTAAGTTTTTATATACAATTTTGTGATATCCCCCACCAAGTTCCAATATCGAAATTTAGGTAAGGGATTTAAACTCAGGTGCGAGGAGACTGATATATTATCCAAATGTCTAGTGTCAAAAGCAAGTTATTTAGATAAAAGATTCAAACTCAGATGCAAATAGACGAATATATTGTTTTGATTAAGTGACTTAACTTATATATTTGCACATCAAGAAAGTTAAACACTAACATGGTatgaaaattgttattaacgCTTGCCAATCGTCCTGCCCTTTGCAACCATCTTGCCCTTTTTTCTAATAAACAAGGGTAAAGAGATGGAGGAGTTTGTACGATAActattttgaaatgctaataattAGAGACTAATTTTGTATAGAGACACAAGACTTGATGATCATATATTGTCTTAATTGGCTTGATCTTGCTATCAACATGTGTTACTGGTCTCGTCACAATTAAGAGGGTCATTGTACCGTTGGACTACTTGCTTTGGTTAATTGATTGAGACTACGACATTATTAAAGCCTAGTGCAAATTAAAATGAGTATCGATCCATCGGGTGTCCCCATGAATAATAAACAACATTtgcatttaagaaaaaaaattggtgcaTCTTGTTACAAGAgaatttatcttttctttgataTTTACTATGTagaaatgacaaaaataaagaCATTTTAAACGAATCAAACACTGTTGTGGGGATTTATTTTTCCGCATGACAATGTGGAATTCAAAGAATTTATGTGCAAGACTAATGTGTCTTGTACGTATTTGTGGCCCCAAGGCATCAAACTATCAATCAAATATTAAATTTCTTATATTATACTGCTACCGTGACATCTCAGATACAGAAAATCACTAAATCTTGCCTACTATGGGATTTCTCACTACTTATTTTGATTCCTCCTTGCTTGTGAAGCATGTTGGGAATTTTGTGGTGATTCTCTTGTTGTATGTagatgatataatcatcacaGGCAATGATACTGCAGCTATTACAGATGTCATCCAGTCTTTAgctcaagaatttgatattaaagATTTGGGGCCCTTACATTATTTTTTAGGGATTCAAATCACTCATAGTGCCACTGGTCTATTTCTATCACAATCCAAATATGTTACAGATTTGCTAAACAAGACTGAAATGGCTCTCTCCAAATCATGTCATACTTCCTGTCTACCTTATAATAGGTTACTTAAGGATGATGGCAAACCCTTTCATAATCCAGCATTGTATAGACGTGTGGTGGGTGCTTTGCAATACCTTACTTTTACAAGACCTGATATTGCTTTTTCAGTACAATAGGTATGTCAGTTTATGCACTGTCCCATGGAATCCCATTTTATAGTTGTGAAGAGAATTCTCAGATATTTGAAAGGCACAATGGACTATGGTATTCAATTCAGCAAATGAGGTTTAGATTTACATGCATTCAGTGATGCTGACTGGGTTGGGGATCCGAATGACAGAAGGTCTACAACAGGTTTGGTGGTTTACTTGGGTTTTAATCCCATATCTTGGACCtccaagaaacaaaacacagtctccaaatcttcaactgaagctgaatatcAAGCTCGATCTTCCACAGTTGCAGAGGTTGACTGGATAAAGCAACTTTTGCAATTTCTCAGAGTTGATTTGCCATGTCCCACTACTTTATTCTGCGACAATCTCTCAGCCATAGCTTTAGCTTACAATTCAGTTATGCACCAAAGGACAAAGCACATTGAAGTTGATATTCACTTTGTCCGAGAGAGGGTTGCCAATAAGTTACTCCAAGTCTATTTTGTTTCCTCGAATGAACAATTTGCTGATATCCTTACCAAGGGTTTGTCTACTCCTTTGTTTCAGACACTATTCCAATCTCAGGTTGAGCAATCCTCATCCTGCGATTGAGAGGGGATGATAACAGTGTATCAAGCTTAACAGTTTGTGATCTTGTGATTGTAATTGTGACAAGTGTAAGCATCTTGTAATCCTTGTAATAGCTTAAGGAGTAAGCAACCTTGTTAGGTATATATACCTTTGATAACTGCCAATGTCATTAGTTAAGAAAAACTGTTAAtgaaaaactctctctctctctctctctctctctctctctctctctctctctctctctctctctctctcacttcgaacactctttcttcttctgcaagGATACAATTCTCCACCATTGCTGTTACATTTCCAGCCTAGTGAAACAACTCACCTCTTCAAGAACGAAAGAGCCCATGAATCCCAACCAGAACATCGCATTGGACTATGATGGTATCTCAAGCCAAAACACTGCCAACAACACAAAAAACAAGTGAGGTGGAGACTCCACACCAGCAGGCCCTACCAAGAGAGGCTTTAGAACATGGTTGAGGCTAGGAGAGAGATTGTTACTGCTCTCAAGTTTCATATAGCAGCTATGAAACAAACCAGTGAACAACAGCAATAACAAGACCAACAACCTAAGGAGCAACAAGCACTTGAGCCACAATCCCGACCTCGCTTCGAACAAGAACCGATGATCAAATCGAGGAGAAACCCTCGAATTTACCCTTCAAGCACGTCTCCCtcgtcatcttcttcccccactcTCTCTGCTGCCACTACGGACCCTGAAATTTTCTCAGCTGCAGGAGCCTCTTCCTCTTTCCATATTGAAGCGGAGGATGCTCCTGCGGTGGCTGATGCTGTTGACTCTGCCGGGTTATCACAATCAGTGGCGGAGATGGCATGCATGCAGCAATGGACGACGAGGAGATGGCAGAGATAAGATGGATTGGGGAGCAGCACCAGATGGAGTGGAACGACACCATGAACTTGGTCACGTCAGCATGGTGGTTTAAGTTTTTGAAGGTCGTGGAACTCGGTGGGGGCCCACAAGTGAAGGATGAGGACGATGACGATGGTTACCACCATCCGTTTGATGAAGTTACATTATATTTGGATGAGAGAAATAAACTTAGAATTTAAGTAaaaatcagaatttataaattgacatacaCCAATTCTCTTTAATTTGGATTcaaaaacatagaaatttagaacttccgcatggaaaaaaacttgggatttgggacctccaattcccaagtttaaatttcatataaatatGCGTCATTTTCCAATTtatatgatttagagtttaaaaataacaaattccgtattctATTCCATTGTTTTTTTGGAtttaccaaacaagaaaattcacaaattctagaaaataaaatctcgttatttcaatttctgtcattttaaaattccttagtaatcttaaatttgtTCATCCAAACATCG of the Pyrus communis chromosome 1, drPyrComm1.1, whole genome shotgun sequence genome contains:
- the LOC137733531 gene encoding 3beta-hydroxysteroid-dehydrogenase/decarboxylase-like isoform X2, yielding MSGDEKWCVVTGGRGFAARHLVQMLIRYDLFRVRIADLGSTVDLEPSEENSILAEALSTGRAQYVSLDLRSKSQVLQALQGVEVVFHMAAPNSSINNYKLHHSVNVEGTQNVIDACTEFKVKRLIYTSSPSVVFDGIHGIIDGDESLPYPPKHNDFYSATKAQGEELVIKANGVKGLLTCCIRPSSIFGPGDRLLVPSLVVAARAGISKFIIGDGNNIYDFTYVENVAHAHICAERALASEGTVADKAAGQAYFITNMEPIKFWEFVSLIVEGLGYERPRIKIPAFVVMPIAHMVELTYKLLGPYGMKLPQLTPSRIRLLSCTRSFKCSKAQDRISYTPIVSLQDGLKRTIDAYPHLRAEHRPKREGPSKASIYLGSGRADTLLWKDKKQTLKALIVLIAIYYNLIVPESTIITMLSKVLLVASVFVFTHAGLPEKILGYKIEKLQSSDFRLSEETSQQIAKSLASLWNASVKTLKSLAKGYDGILFLKVVLTLLVLSFLGAFSLQNLYVIGVPAAFIVFYVYEKEEQKIDDMVLEALSRGRKLKSDVVKKFCTSKKIE
- the LOC137733531 gene encoding 3beta-hydroxysteroid-dehydrogenase/decarboxylase-like isoform X1; the encoded protein is MSGDEKWCVVTGGRGFAARHLVQMLIRYDLFRVRIADLGSTVDLEPSEENSILAEALSTGRAQYVSLDLRSKSQVLQALQGVEVVFHMAAPNSSINNYKLHHSVNVEGTQNVIDACTEFKVKRLIYTSSPSVVFDGIHGIIDGDESLPYPPKHNDFYSATKAQGEELVIKANGVKGLLTCCIRPSSIFGPGDRLLVPSLVVAARAGISKFIIGDGNNIYDFTYVENVAHAHICAERALASEGTVADKAAGQAYFITNMEPIKFWEFVSLIVEGLGYERPRIKIPAFVVMPIAHMVELTYKLLGPYGMKLPQLTPSRIRLLSCTRSFKCSKAQDRISYTPIVSLQDGLKRTIDAYPHLRAEHRPKREGPSKASIYLGSGRVADTLLWKDKKQTLKALIVLIAIYYNLIVPESTIITMLSKVLLVASVFVFTHAGLPEKILGYKIEKLQSSDFRLSEETSQQIAKSLASLWNASVKTLKSLAKGYDGILFLKVVLTLLVLSFLGAFSLQNLYVIGVPAAFIVFYVYEKEEQKIDDMVLEALSRGRKLKSDVVKKFCTSKKIE